The Bacteroidota bacterium genome includes a region encoding these proteins:
- a CDS encoding NADH-quinone oxidoreductase subunit N, producing the protein MSIDALIQTLVSHTLVLRPELTVAVGLMLVLVLDVVLPRNSHKVTVWATILVFLAALVLLPAQALFPMPVFADMIAVDEYAVFFKAIFLIAGIITAYATLHSAELERNNRRIGEFMMVLIGLVLGLMLMSGATNLLMMVVSMELVSLSSYVLVSYLKENRASNEAGLKYVIYGAVSSGIMLYGISLFYGMTGTLSFTGINDYFRSPESIIDPVTLTLAALMILAGLGFKIAAVPFHFWSPDAYEGAPTPVAAFLSVAPKAAGFALLLRFFKTAFFGYDTEDGYTAILTVDWVTILGSMAVLTMSLGNLTALWQLNVKRLLAYSSIAHAGYILMGVILLTDSGQAAMLFYLAYYMIMNLGVFYVAMLIGDSVGSYDMEDWKGFGYRNPVLGVSMVIFLASLVGIPGTVGFAGKFLLFVAVLQEGNLYFWLAIVAVVNSVISAFYYFKIAKMMFLKAPLENNDQPVSIPLPALVLTLALAVPTILLGLYWQPLYQWSLASIRMWM; encoded by the coding sequence ATGTCAATTGATGCGCTGATTCAGACACTCGTTTCCCACACCCTGGTACTTCGTCCTGAACTGACGGTGGCGGTTGGTCTCATGCTGGTCCTGGTCCTCGATGTGGTTCTTCCTCGCAACAGCCATAAGGTGACGGTCTGGGCAACCATTCTCGTTTTTCTGGCTGCCCTGGTCCTGCTTCCGGCACAGGCTCTGTTCCCCATGCCGGTTTTTGCTGATATGATTGCGGTGGATGAGTATGCGGTCTTTTTCAAGGCCATTTTCCTGATCGCCGGTATTATCACAGCCTATGCAACCCTCCATTCAGCCGAGCTGGAACGAAACAATCGCCGTATCGGCGAATTCATGATGGTTCTGATCGGCCTCGTTCTGGGTCTGATGCTTATGTCCGGGGCAACCAACCTGCTGATGATGGTTGTTTCCATGGAATTGGTTTCCCTGTCTTCCTACGTGCTGGTTTCTTACCTGAAGGAAAACCGGGCCTCCAATGAAGCGGGACTTAAATACGTCATCTATGGCGCTGTTTCCAGCGGGATTATGCTGTATGGGATTTCTCTGTTCTATGGCATGACCGGAACGTTGTCCTTTACCGGAATCAATGATTATTTCCGGAGTCCCGAATCAATAATTGATCCCGTAACCCTTACCCTGGCTGCCCTGATGATTCTGGCCGGATTGGGCTTCAAAATTGCTGCGGTTCCTTTCCACTTCTGGTCCCCCGATGCCTATGAAGGGGCACCGACGCCAGTGGCCGCCTTTCTGTCGGTGGCTCCCAAAGCGGCCGGATTTGCCCTGCTCCTCCGGTTTTTTAAGACCGCCTTTTTCGGATATGATACCGAGGATGGTTACACCGCCATTCTGACAGTTGATTGGGTCACCATTCTGGGTTCCATGGCTGTTCTGACCATGTCCCTTGGAAACCTTACTGCCTTGTGGCAGCTCAATGTAAAACGCCTTCTGGCCTATTCGTCCATTGCCCACGCCGGTTACATTCTCATGGGTGTCATCCTGCTGACCGACTCGGGTCAGGCGGCCATGTTATTCTACCTGGCCTATTACATGATCATGAACCTGGGCGTTTTCTATGTGGCCATGCTCATCGGAGATTCGGTCGGATCCTATGACATGGAGGATTGGAAGGGATTCGGTTACCGGAATCCGGTACTTGGTGTATCCATGGTGATTTTTCTGGCCTCTCTGGTTGGAATTCCCGGCACGGTTGGCTTTGCAGGGAAATTCCTGCTGTTTGTGGCCGTTCTTCAGGAGGGAAATCTGTACTTCTGGCTGGCCATTGTTGCAGTAGTGAACTCGGTGATATCGGCCTTTTATTATTTCAAAATTGCTAAGATGATGTTCCTGAAGGCACCGCTTGAAAACAATGATCAGCCGGTGTCCATTCCGTTGCCCGCACTTGTTCTTACCCTGGCCCTTGCAGTCCCCACCATCCTGCTCGGGTTGTACTGGCAACCTCTGTATCAGTGGTCGCTGGCATCGATCAGAATGTGGATGTAA
- a CDS encoding NADH-quinone oxidoreductase subunit M, with protein sequence MLSLLIFIPLIVALLLVFIPKTQVAVFRWTSLVATGLQLILVGWILAGFDLTRVGVNDASTYQFVENYQWISVYAGSYGFLQINYTLGIDGLSVTLLIMSALIGFVGVISSWSITKHIKGYFISYLILVAAMTGVFVALDFFLFYLFWEMMLIPMYFLIGIWGGPRREYAAIKFFLYTFIGSLLMLLVVILFYFGTAVNPDAHPSLQIHTFNMITMMDPANLLPGSLLTVESWRTAAFVLMFIGFAVKIPMVPFHTWLPDAHVEAPTPISVILAGILLKMGTYGLARVAFPFFPDQVVMYAWTIGFLGVINILYGALAAMGQTDLKKLIAYSSVSHMGFVLLGMASLTTEGMTGAVLQMFSHGLISAMLFLVVGVVYDRAHHRDIDGFGGLGKPMPRYTGFALFAFMASLGLPALSGFVAEALVFMGSYSDPVTRNLAMVSTLGMLITAIYYLWAYQRVYTGPVKEDYAGFSDLSSRETTMLVTLAVAILLVGVWPSFVTDLMSASVNQLNDWVRSAGSSMTKL encoded by the coding sequence ATGCTTAGTCTGCTCATTTTTATTCCGCTCATTGTAGCCCTTCTGCTGGTTTTCATTCCGAAAACCCAGGTGGCCGTGTTCCGGTGGACCTCTCTGGTCGCTACCGGTCTTCAATTGATTCTGGTTGGCTGGATTCTGGCTGGCTTTGACCTGACCCGGGTTGGGGTGAATGATGCCTCCACCTATCAGTTTGTGGAGAATTATCAGTGGATTTCGGTTTATGCCGGAAGTTACGGGTTCCTTCAGATCAATTATACCCTTGGCATCGACGGACTTTCCGTTACCCTGCTGATAATGTCGGCCCTGATCGGATTTGTTGGTGTGATTTCATCCTGGTCGATTACCAAACACATCAAGGGATACTTTATTTCCTACCTGATCCTGGTAGCCGCCATGACAGGGGTTTTTGTTGCTCTCGACTTCTTTCTGTTCTACCTGTTCTGGGAAATGATGCTCATCCCCATGTACTTCCTCATCGGAATCTGGGGAGGTCCCCGCCGGGAATATGCCGCCATCAAGTTTTTCCTGTACACCTTCATCGGTTCCCTGCTCATGCTTCTTGTGGTGATTCTGTTCTACTTCGGTACAGCGGTTAACCCCGATGCCCATCCATCCCTTCAGATTCACACATTCAACATGATCACCATGATGGATCCGGCCAACCTTCTTCCCGGCAGCCTGCTGACGGTGGAATCCTGGAGGACAGCCGCATTCGTTCTCATGTTTATCGGTTTTGCCGTCAAAATACCAATGGTTCCGTTTCACACCTGGCTTCCCGATGCCCACGTGGAAGCCCCGACTCCGATTTCTGTGATTCTGGCTGGTATTCTGCTTAAAATGGGAACCTACGGACTTGCCCGCGTGGCCTTTCCGTTTTTTCCCGATCAGGTGGTGATGTATGCCTGGACCATCGGATTTCTCGGCGTGATCAACATTTTGTACGGTGCCCTGGCTGCCATGGGACAGACCGATCTGAAAAAGCTGATTGCATATTCCTCGGTTTCCCACATGGGTTTTGTTCTGCTCGGAATGGCTTCCCTGACCACCGAGGGGATGACAGGCGCGGTTTTGCAAATGTTTTCACATGGACTGATTTCCGCCATGCTCTTCCTGGTGGTTGGTGTGGTTTATGATCGCGCTCATCACCGCGATATTGATGGATTTGGTGGTCTTGGAAAACCAATGCCCCGTTACACCGGCTTCGCCTTGTTTGCCTTTATGGCCTCACTCGGACTGCCGGCCCTCAGCGGATTTGTGGCAGAGGCGCTGGTCTTTATGGGCAGCTACAGCGATCCCGTAACACGGAATCTGGCCATGGTCTCCACCCTGGGGATGCTGATCACCGCTATTTATTATCTGTGGGCTTATCAGCGTGTCTACACAGGTCCGGTAAAAGAAGACTATGCAGGCTTTTCGGACTTGTCCTCACGTGAAACCACCATGCTGGTCACGCTGGCTGTTGCAATATTGCTGGTTGGCGTCTGGCCTTCCTTCGTCACCGATCTGATGTCGGCTTCGGTCAATCAACTCAATGATTGGGTTCGGTCGGCTGGATCTTCCATGACCAAACTGTAA
- the nuoL gene encoding NADH-quinone oxidoreductase subunit L: MTDSIILSLSLLVLVLPLVSYGLLIAGQRVLPRQGDWLSTALLGIAFLLSLAVSVHFLSEGHPDLSYSAAFTWLSLGPEWSLSIGVLVDNLSALTLTMVTLISFLVHLYSIGYMHGEERYGTYFAYLGLFTFSMLGIVLSDNLFTMYMSWELVGLSSYLLIGFWYKKPEAAAASTKAFVTNRIGDIGMWLGILILWSQFQTVNLSEIAANIQAGRFGLGEFWLTAGGVLLFLGAVGKSAQFPLHVWLPDAMEGPTPVSALIHAATMVAAGVYFVGRIFPILTPDAQIVIAVVGGFTAFMAATMALTQNDIKRILAYSTVSQLGYMIMGLGVGAYSAALFHLFTHAFFKACLFLGSGAIIHALHHEQDIRQMGGLRKKLPITFATYLVATAALAGLPLFTGFLSKDAILAGGLAWAELTGSWAFIVPGFGLAAALLTAFYMGRQVFMVFFGEPRNQKLYDHAHEVPPVMWIPLVVLSVMSLFPVFSLNPLDGATGWFMSLIVTPVSVVPAVDGTGWLAQLQEATHHVHWTTVISSVLLALTGLVIAWLMYMKKAVDPDKLADKLGPLYRFSLNKWYFDEVYEVTVIRGNILLAKVSAFFDTFVIDMLVNLAGIVAGFAGLVTRKFQSGRVQTYVALALTGLVIFFVMKGILS; encoded by the coding sequence ATGACTGACTCCATAATTCTGTCCCTTTCACTGCTGGTTCTGGTGCTGCCTCTGGTAAGTTATGGCCTTTTGATCGCCGGTCAGCGGGTGCTTCCACGTCAGGGTGACTGGCTGTCCACGGCCCTGCTGGGTATCGCCTTTCTGCTTTCTCTGGCCGTGTCGGTTCATTTCCTTTCAGAAGGACATCCTGACCTCTCTTATTCCGCCGCTTTTACCTGGCTGTCACTGGGTCCGGAGTGGTCACTTTCCATCGGCGTTCTGGTCGATAACCTCTCGGCGCTGACCCTGACCATGGTAACCCTTATCTCTTTCCTTGTTCACTTGTATTCGATCGGATACATGCACGGGGAAGAACGGTACGGAACCTATTTCGCCTATCTGGGACTGTTTACCTTTTCCATGTTGGGAATTGTTCTTTCCGATAATCTTTTCACCATGTACATGAGCTGGGAACTGGTTGGTCTTTCATCCTACCTGCTCATTGGTTTCTGGTATAAAAAACCCGAAGCTGCTGCGGCCTCAACGAAGGCCTTTGTTACCAACCGGATTGGCGATATCGGTATGTGGCTGGGGATTCTGATTCTCTGGAGCCAGTTTCAAACCGTCAACCTTTCAGAAATTGCTGCCAACATTCAGGCTGGTCGTTTCGGACTCGGAGAGTTCTGGCTGACCGCCGGCGGTGTGCTTTTGTTTCTGGGTGCCGTGGGCAAATCGGCTCAGTTTCCTCTGCATGTCTGGCTGCCAGATGCCATGGAAGGCCCCACGCCGGTTTCTGCATTGATCCACGCCGCAACGATGGTGGCTGCAGGTGTGTACTTTGTCGGAAGAATATTCCCGATTCTGACCCCGGATGCCCAGATCGTCATTGCAGTGGTCGGCGGATTCACTGCCTTTATGGCCGCAACCATGGCGCTGACCCAGAATGATATTAAACGGATTCTGGCCTACTCCACGGTTTCTCAGCTGGGTTACATGATCATGGGACTGGGGGTTGGTGCCTACAGCGCGGCTCTGTTCCACCTGTTTACTCATGCGTTTTTCAAAGCCTGTCTCTTTTTAGGATCGGGAGCCATCATTCATGCCCTCCATCACGAGCAGGATATCCGTCAGATGGGGGGTCTCCGGAAAAAATTGCCCATCACTTTTGCAACCTATCTGGTTGCCACCGCAGCTCTGGCAGGCCTTCCTTTGTTCACCGGATTTCTTTCCAAAGATGCGATTCTGGCCGGTGGACTGGCCTGGGCGGAACTGACGGGTTCGTGGGCATTTATCGTCCCCGGTTTTGGTCTTGCAGCGGCTCTGCTCACTGCCTTTTACATGGGTCGTCAGGTTTTCATGGTCTTTTTTGGTGAACCCAGGAACCAGAAATTGTATGATCATGCTCATGAGGTGCCACCGGTTATGTGGATTCCTCTTGTGGTTCTCTCTGTCATGTCGCTTTTCCCGGTTTTCAGCCTGAATCCGCTTGACGGGGCAACCGGCTGGTTCATGTCCCTCATCGTAACGCCTGTTTCGGTGGTTCCCGCTGTGGATGGGACTGGTTGGCTGGCTCAGCTGCAGGAGGCCACTCATCATGTTCACTGGACCACCGTTATTTCCTCTGTTCTCCTGGCCCTGACCGGACTGGTGATTGCCTGGCTGATGTATATGAAAAAGGCAGTGGATCCAGATAAACTGGCTGATAAACTGGGCCCGTTATACCGCTTTTCCCTGAACAAATGGTACTTTGATGAAGTGTATGAAGTAACCGTCATCCGGGGAAACATTCTGTTGGCCAAGGTTTCTGCCTTCTTCGATACGTTCGTCATTGATATGCTGGTTAACCTGGCGGGTATAGTGGCCGGTTTTGCTGGCCTGGTAACCCGGAAGTTCCAGTCGGGCCGTGTTCAGACCTACGTGGCCCTGGCCCTGACGGGTCTGGTCATCTTTTTTGTCATGAAGGGTATTTTGTCATAA
- the nuoK gene encoding NADH-quinone oxidoreductase subunit NuoK, with product MESLTLQHFLTLSAVLFSLGVFGVMTRRNTVVVLMGIELILNAANINLVAFSRFNSNLDGQMMAIFIILLAAAEAAIALAIILNVYANYRTVNLDEIDQLKE from the coding sequence ATGGAATCACTTACCTTACAACATTTTCTCACTCTGAGTGCCGTGCTGTTTTCCCTCGGTGTTTTTGGAGTGATGACCCGCCGGAATACGGTGGTGGTCCTGATGGGAATCGAACTGATTCTGAATGCGGCCAACATTAATCTGGTGGCCTTTTCCCGGTTTAACTCGAATCTGGATGGGCAGATGATGGCCATCTTTATCATCCTGCTGGCTGCTGCAGAAGCCGCCATTGCCCTTGCTATTATTCTGAATGTGTATGCCAACTACCGTACCGTCAACCTTGACGAGATTGATCAGCTGAAGGAATAA
- a CDS encoding NADH-quinone oxidoreductase subunit J, translating to MITAIFWFFAVLIVVSATATVFSKNIIYSAFSLLATFLGVAGIYVILNADFLAVTQIMVYVGGILTLLLFGVMLTNKITMMSLKTDVFNFIPGLLVALVVLLSLLYVVWISGVWTEAPPAAWNTTVERLGYLGITDYILPFEVIAIVLLIAVIGASYIARKDRPETEEK from the coding sequence ATGATCACCGCGATATTCTGGTTTTTTGCCGTCCTGATCGTGGTTTCCGCCACCGCCACTGTTTTTTCGAAAAATATCATTTACTCCGCCTTTTCTCTGCTGGCGACCTTCCTTGGGGTGGCCGGAATTTACGTCATCCTGAATGCCGACTTTCTGGCGGTTACCCAGATCATGGTCTATGTGGGCGGAATCCTGACACTGCTGCTGTTCGGGGTGATGCTGACCAATAAAATCACCATGATGAGCCTGAAAACAGATGTCTTCAATTTTATTCCGGGATTGCTGGTTGCCCTGGTGGTTCTTCTGAGTCTGCTGTATGTGGTGTGGATCTCTGGCGTCTGGACCGAGGCTCCTCCCGCTGCCTGGAATACCACGGTTGAAAGACTGGGCTACCTGGGAATCACCGATTACATTCTGCCTTTTGAGGTGATTGCAATTGTTCTGCTGATTGCGGTTATCGGCGCCTCCTACATTGCACGTAAAGACCGTCCTGAAACGGAGGAAAAATAG
- a CDS encoding 4Fe-4S binding protein yields MGYFSDIVRGVKTTLIGLGLTAKEMVQPGHIVTIEYPKKSIPVPDTGRYRLHNHFDDCIGCNQCANACPVSCIEIVSFKRLDKDVETVKETQKKRLWVEKFDIDMSKCMFCGLCTWPCPTECLTMTKVYDYSAYDFRDHIYQFSNHTPEQIAEKKAELEAWNAEQAAKKAAAAAAAAAKPAPPADPAGGKA; encoded by the coding sequence ATGGGATATTTTTCTGATATCGTACGGGGAGTGAAAACCACGCTGATCGGACTGGGTCTGACAGCAAAGGAAATGGTTCAGCCCGGACATATTGTAACCATCGAGTATCCGAAGAAATCCATACCGGTACCCGATACCGGCCGGTACCGGCTTCACAATCATTTCGATGATTGCATCGGATGTAACCAGTGTGCCAATGCCTGTCCGGTCAGCTGCATCGAAATCGTGTCCTTCAAACGCCTTGATAAGGATGTGGAAACGGTTAAGGAAACACAGAAGAAACGTCTGTGGGTCGAGAAATTCGACATTGATATGTCGAAGTGTATGTTTTGCGGACTCTGTACCTGGCCGTGCCCTACCGAATGTCTGACGATGACCAAGGTTTACGATTACTCTGCCTACGATTTCCGCGATCACATCTATCAGTTCAGTAATCATACACCGGAACAGATTGCAGAAAAGAAAGCCGAGCTCGAGGCCTGGAATGCAGAACAGGCTGCCAAAAAGGCTGCTGCTGCGGCCGCTGCTGCAGCAAAACCGGCCCCCCCGGCCGACCCGGCAGGAGGAAAAGCATGA
- the nuoH gene encoding NADH-quinone oxidoreductase subunit NuoH yields MHDLVKYTLNLQALNEWLGLAPDSLLIPIVAAVLPLLFLIVFALMAVYAERKISAVIQNRMGPVETGPFGLFQTTADILKLIQKEDIVPKAADKILFVVAPILVFVGTYSALAALPWSDGFVGADLNVGIFYILAISSLVVAGLLMAGWGSNNKWSLYGAVRSTAQIVSYEIPAGLAVLTAVVAVGSLNMTTIVSDQTGWWFGHFWSSPFLFVAFIIYLIASLAEVNRTPFDLPEAESELVAGYHTEYSGMKFAMFFLAEYGNMFIVSGIAVSLFLGGWLTPWGTNPGPVWGIFWMITKSLFFVFLQIWLRWTLPRFRVDQLMYLCWKVLIPISFACLIGQAAWEIFILN; encoded by the coding sequence ATGCATGATCTGGTTAAATATACCCTGAATCTTCAGGCCCTGAACGAGTGGCTTGGGCTGGCGCCCGATAGTCTGCTGATTCCCATTGTGGCAGCCGTGCTTCCTCTTTTGTTTCTGATTGTCTTTGCCCTGATGGCGGTTTATGCCGAGCGGAAAATTTCGGCTGTGATTCAGAATCGAATGGGTCCGGTTGAAACAGGGCCTTTTGGTCTGTTCCAGACCACGGCTGATATTCTGAAACTGATTCAGAAAGAAGACATTGTCCCGAAAGCGGCCGACAAAATACTGTTCGTGGTGGCGCCGATCCTGGTTTTTGTAGGTACATATTCTGCATTGGCAGCCCTTCCCTGGTCCGATGGATTTGTGGGGGCCGACCTGAATGTGGGCATTTTCTATATCCTGGCCATCAGTTCGCTGGTGGTGGCCGGTCTGCTGATGGCTGGCTGGGGCTCAAATAACAAATGGTCGCTTTACGGTGCAGTCCGTTCAACGGCTCAGATTGTTTCCTATGAAATTCCCGCCGGACTGGCCGTCCTAACCGCCGTGGTGGCTGTGGGTTCACTGAATATGACCACCATTGTTTCCGATCAGACCGGGTGGTGGTTTGGTCATTTCTGGTCCTCTCCTTTCCTTTTTGTTGCGTTCATCATTTATCTGATCGCCTCGCTTGCCGAAGTGAACCGGACTCCCTTCGATTTGCCAGAGGCCGAATCGGAATTGGTGGCCGGTTATCATACCGAATACTCAGGAATGAAATTCGCCATGTTTTTCCTGGCCGAGTATGGTAACATGTTTATTGTTTCGGGTATTGCAGTGTCGCTGTTCCTCGGCGGCTGGCTGACCCCGTGGGGAACCAATCCGGGACCGGTCTGGGGCATTTTCTGGATGATTACCAAATCGCTGTTTTTTGTATTCCTGCAGATCTGGCTTCGCTGGACCCTTCCGCGGTTCCGGGTGGATCAGCTCATGTATCTGTGCTGGAAGGTACTGATTCCCATTTCCTTTGCCTGTCTGATTGGTCAGGCAGCCTGGGAAATTTTTATTCTGAATTGA
- a CDS encoding NADH-quinone oxidoreductase subunit D, which produces MSENQSVHHLHTEEMIMNMGPQHPSTHGVLRLELVTDGEVVKRITPHIGYLHRCFEKHGEELTYPMIIPFTDRLDYLASMNNNHAFVLGVEKLMSIEVPRKVEFIRVITAELQRIASHLVAIGTFGADIGAVTPFLWTFRDREIILNLFEELTGARMLYNYMWPGGVARDFPAGFQQKISDFIRYFRPKMKDLNTLLTGNHIFINRTAYVGVLPAEVAINYNCTGPVLRGSGVKWDLRKNDPYSIYPEFEFEIPVGHGEMGKVGDCWDRYHIRALEIEQSLRIIEQAIDKFPVDDTSDVQAAVPRRIKPPVGEVYVRAENPRGELGFYIISDGGTKPFRVKVKSPCFVNLAVLPALSKGIMVSDIVAILGSIDIVLGEVDR; this is translated from the coding sequence ATGAGTGAGAATCAGTCCGTGCATCACCTGCACACTGAAGAAATGATCATGAATATGGGTCCGCAACACCCGTCGACACACGGGGTTTTGCGGTTGGAACTGGTCACCGATGGTGAAGTGGTGAAACGCATCACCCCGCATATCGGCTATCTGCACCGGTGTTTTGAAAAGCATGGTGAAGAACTGACCTATCCCATGATAATCCCGTTTACCGACAGGTTGGATTACCTGGCCTCTATGAACAACAACCATGCCTTCGTGCTGGGTGTTGAAAAACTGATGTCCATCGAGGTTCCCCGGAAAGTCGAGTTTATCCGGGTGATCACCGCAGAATTACAGAGAATTGCTTCTCATCTGGTGGCCATCGGAACCTTTGGTGCCGATATCGGGGCCGTCACACCATTTCTCTGGACATTCCGTGACCGGGAAATCATCCTGAATCTGTTCGAGGAACTCACCGGCGCCCGGATGTTATACAATTATATGTGGCCCGGTGGAGTGGCCCGTGATTTTCCTGCCGGATTCCAGCAGAAAATTTCAGACTTTATCCGGTACTTCCGGCCCAAGATGAAGGATCTGAATACGCTTCTGACCGGAAACCACATTTTCATTAACCGGACCGCCTACGTGGGTGTGCTTCCTGCCGAGGTTGCGATTAATTACAACTGCACCGGTCCCGTTCTGCGCGGATCGGGTGTGAAGTGGGATCTCCGGAAAAACGATCCATATTCCATCTATCCCGAATTTGAATTCGAGATTCCCGTTGGCCATGGTGAAATGGGGAAGGTCGGCGATTGCTGGGACCGGTATCACATCAGAGCCCTCGAAATTGAACAGTCGCTGAGAATCATTGAACAGGCCATTGACAAATTCCCTGTTGACGATACAAGCGATGTGCAGGCAGCGGTTCCCCGGCGAATTAAACCACCGGTCGGCGAAGTCTATGTACGGGCTGAAAATCCGAGAGGAGAGCTTGGTTTTTATATTATTTCCGACGGGGGAACCAAGCCATTCAGGGTAAAAGTAAAATCACCCTGTTTTGTCAATCTGGCGGTGCTGCCGGCCTTGTCTAAGGGAATCATGGTGTCCGATATCGTGGCAATCCTTGGTTCCATTGATATTGTATTGGGTGAAGTGGACCGCTAA
- a CDS encoding NADH-quinone oxidoreductase subunit C: MKPSEIFERLASGEIASRILKTDETGLQPWIQVDPLWIEDILYFLRDEKDLAFDSLACLSGVDYGAGKDLGVVYHLTSMTHGHWLVVKVMLPRENPSVPTIEHIYKAANWHEREAFDLYGIRFEFHPDLRRILLPDDWEGHPLRKDYQTQEYYHGIRVPF; the protein is encoded by the coding sequence ATGAAACCGTCTGAAATTTTTGAACGGCTGGCTTCCGGTGAAATTGCTTCCCGGATTCTGAAAACCGACGAAACGGGTCTGCAGCCATGGATTCAGGTTGATCCGCTCTGGATTGAAGATATTCTCTATTTTCTCAGAGATGAGAAAGATCTGGCCTTTGATTCACTGGCCTGTCTCTCTGGTGTGGATTATGGCGCAGGGAAAGATCTGGGTGTGGTTTATCACCTGACCAGCATGACCCACGGGCACTGGCTGGTGGTGAAGGTGATGCTGCCGAGGGAAAATCCGTCCGTCCCGACCATTGAACACATCTATAAAGCCGCAAACTGGCACGAGCGCGAAGCTTTTGATCTGTACGGAATCCGTTTTGAGTTTCATCCGGATCTGCGCCGGATCCTGCTTCCCGATGATTGGGAAGGACATCCGTTAAGGAAGGATTACCAGACGCAGGAATACTATCACGGGATCAGGGTTCCCTTTTAA
- the nuoB gene encoding NADH-quinone oxidoreductase subunit NuoB, with product MGLLDKQFDQGGVVITSAENVLNWARLSSMWPMGFGLACCAIEMMATMASNYDLDRFGIIPRPSPRQSDVMIVAGTVTFKMAERVKRLYEQMPEPKYVISMGSCSNSGGPYWQHGYHVVKSVSRVIPVDVYIPGCPPRPEALIGGLMLLQEKIRNQSLVKKNETV from the coding sequence ATGGGATTGCTGGATAAACAATTTGATCAGGGTGGCGTGGTTATTACCAGCGCCGAGAACGTGCTCAACTGGGCCCGTCTGTCATCCATGTGGCCCATGGGATTTGGTCTGGCCTGCTGCGCCATCGAAATGATGGCCACCATGGCATCCAATTACGATCTCGACCGGTTCGGAATTATTCCCCGCCCGTCTCCCCGGCAATCAGACGTCATGATTGTGGCCGGAACGGTGACGTTTAAAATGGCCGAACGCGTGAAGCGGCTGTATGAACAGATGCCAGAACCGAAGTATGTGATTTCAATGGGTTCCTGTTCCAATTCGGGTGGTCCTTACTGGCAGCACGGATACCATGTGGTGAAAAGTGTCAGCAGAGTCATTCCGGTCGATGTGTATATTCCCGGTTGTCCTCCCCGGCCCGAAGCGCTGATCGGCGGACTCATGCTTCTGCAGGAAAAAATCAGAAACCAGTCCCTGGTGAAAAAAAATGAAACCGTCTGA